The sequence TTTATCTCTTTAAATTTATCCTCTGCTCCAGGGTCTTTGTTGATGTCTGGGTGGTACTTTCTAGCAAGTTTTCTATAAGCTTTTTTTATCTCGTCGCTTGATGCGCCTTTTGAAACTCCTAAAGTTTCATATAAGCTTTCGCTCATATATTCTCCTTATGTTTTTTGACACGGATTATATCACAAAACTTTAGTCTATGCAAGTCAAGTTTATTTTTATTTACAAAGGAGAAAAAAGCGTTAAGATTTTATTTTTAAGCTCTATTTATAATTTCAAGACATTTTCAATTTAAAGGAAAAAAATGAAAAAATTTATGCTAATTTCATTAGCGGCGGCTTCTTTGCTAATGGGAGCTGATATTAAATTTAACGAAGCAAACCAAGATGTAACTAGAGTTTCGCCGTTAAGTGATAAAAATAGTGTACTTTCATACTATGACTCTATCGCTCAGGCAAAACTTTCAGTTGTAAATATCTCAACTACAAAAACAGTAAGCAACGCAGGCATCGAACAGATGTTTAATGACCCGTTTTTTAATGAATTTTTTGGATTTAACTTTGCAAAACCAAAAGAGAAAGAAAAGACAACCTCTCTTGGCTCTGGCGTCATCATCTCAAATGACGGCTACATCGTTACAAACAACCACGTCATCGAAGATAGCGACCAGATCGTTGTTACCTTGGCAAAGGGTGGCAAGGAGTATAAAGCAAAGCTAATAGGTAGCGATCCAAAGACCGATCTAGCCGTTATAAAGATAGAGGCAAATGGGCTAAATGCGATCACATTTGCCGACTCATCAAAGCTGCTTGATGCGGACGTAGTCTTTGCCATAGGCAATCCATTTGGCGTAGGCGAGAGCATCACTCAAGGCATCGTTTCAGGGCTAAATAAAGATGATATCGGACTTAATCAATATGAAAATTTCATCCAAACAGACGCCTCTATAAACCCTGGCAACTCAGGTGGCGCTTTGGTTGATAGCAGGGGCTATTTAGTTGGTATAAACTCAGCCATACTTTCAAGAAGTGGTGGCAACAACGGCATTGGCTTTGCTATACCATCAAATATGGTAAAAGATATCGCTAAAAAGCTGATAACTGACGGTAAGATCGAGCGTGGTTTTATCGGCGTTACGATCGCAAATTTAACTGATGAGCAAAAAGAGCTTTACACAAATAAAGAAGGCGCTTTAATAAGCGGCGTAGAGCAGGGCATGCCAGCAGATGAAGCAGGGCTAAAAAGAGGCGACTTGGTTATTTCAGCAAACGGCAAAGCTATCAAAAACGCAAATGATCTTAAAAATTTCATCGGCTCACTAACTCCAAATAGCAGCGTTGATATAACTTACGAGCGATCAAATAAAGTGATGAATACAAAAATCAAGCTTGTAAATATGGATCACAACGCAAAAGATGCGACAAAAAGCGTCATCATCGAAGGTCTTAGCGTTAGTAATCTAAGCGATGAGATAAGATTTAAATATAAGATCAGCCCAGACACTCAAGGTGTGCTTGTAACTGACGTAAAATCTGGCTCAAAGGCTGAAGACTTTGGCTTTGAAAGAGGTGATGTGATCGTTCAAGTTGGCGAAGAGAGCATAAAAGATCTTCAAACTTTTGCAAGCACTGTCAAAAACGCAAAAGGTAAAAAGACGCTAGTGTGGATAAACCGCGGTGGCATCATGCAAGGTCTTGTTATAAAATAACCACTTAAGAGCTGAAATTTCAGCTCTTAACTCTTTTAAATTTTTAAAACCTTTATCTGCTATAATCCTTAAAAATAAATTTACATCAGGAAAGATCATGACTAGAATTTTAATGATAGAAGATGATATGGAGCTTGCTGAAATTTTAACCGAATACCTAGAAAACTACGATATCAAAGTAACGACGGCTGAAGAGCCATATATCGGACTATCTACCTTAAATACGAGCGAATTTGACCTAGTTATCCTTGATCTTACGCTCCCTGGCATGGACGGACTAGAGGTTTGCAAAGAGATAAGAAAAAAGCACAACATCCCTATAATCATCTCAAGCGCAAGGCACGATATAACGGACAAAGTAAATGCCCTAGATAACGGCGCGGATGATTATTTGCCAAAGCCTTATGACCCACAAGAGCTTCTTGCTCGCATCAAAAGTCATCTAAGAAGGCAGAGTATTGCCCCTGCAAATGAGGCAAGAAATTTAAACAAAGACTTGGTACTAAAAGAATTTGAGCGAGAAATTTTATTTAAAGGCAGTGTCTTAAATTTAACCGCAGCGGAGTATGACATCTTAAAATATCTGCTTCAAAAAGAGGGTGGGGCGGTCACTAGAGAGGAGCTCATCTACAACTGCGAGAGCATAAATGAAGATAGCTCAAACAAAAGTATCGACGTCATCATCGGTAGAATTCGCCAAAAACTAAATGAAAATCCAAAAGAGCCAAAATACATCCACGCGATCCGCGGCATCGGCTACAAGTTGGTTCTTTGATGCCAAGATCTTCTATATTTATCACGATAACGTTTATCTTTGGACTTGCGCTCGTTTCGATATTTCTAGCCTTTTTGTGGCTCATGGGCTTTGACAAGCAAAACTACACAAGAGAGCTAAATAACAAATACTCAAACGTCGCTAGGACAAATTTGCTCTACATGGGTGGCATCATAAACAAAGCCCAGTATGACCGTCAGCTCTCAAACATCGACATGCCAGAGATCACCGCCAAAAATGAAAAAGAAGAAATTTTAAAAAATGCAGCCGTTTTAGAAGAAATTTCAAGTGATCTTGGATCAAGTGCTATCTTGCTTTATGATAAGCATCACTACCTAAAGATCGAGCATTTAGACGAGCTAAAGCTTTTGATGGATAAGGAATTTCAGCCATATAGATACGAGGTGATAAAGGCTGTGTTTGCCGTAGTTGCGGTCATTTTGCTGGCTGCTTATATATTTGTCATCTATAAGATAAAACCGCTTAGAAAGCTAAAGCGTCAGATCGTGAAATTTGCAAATGGCGAGCTTGACGGCGTGCAAAATGTCGGCAACGGCAAGGATGAAATTTCTGAAGTTTCAGAGGCATTTTATGAGGCTGTTTGTCAGATCAAAGCACTAAATGACTCAAGGCATCTTTTCTTAAGAAATATCATGCACGAGCTAAAAACGCCTATCACAAAGGGGCTAATCGCCGCTCAAATGATAGAAAAAAGCAAAAATCAAGAGAGGCTAATCTCTGTCTTTCACAAGCTTGAAAATTTAATAAACGAGCTTGCAGCGATCGAGCAGATCACTTCAAAGATAGGACTTACCAATAAAACGCCTTGTCTTATGAGAGATCTCATTGATGAGGCTATCGATATAGCGATGATTGAAAAGGAGCATGTTGGCATCAGCGAGCTTGATGAGGTTAGGGTGATGGTTGATTTTAAGCTATTTTCAGTCGCTATAAAAAATATGATAGATAATGGCATAAAGTACTCAACCGATAAGCACGTAAATATCATGGTTAGCAAGGATCATATGAAATTTATAACCCAAGGCGAGAAGCTAAAAAATGACCTTGACTTTTACATCCAGCCATTTATAAAAGGCGAGGATGCGCAAAAGAGCTTTGGTCTAGGTTTATATATAGTTAGCAATATCCTTGAGGCCCATGGGCTAAAATTTGGCTACGAATACAAAAACGGAATGAATGTCTTTGTTTTTGAGAATTTACAAGATATAATAGCGGCTTAAAATAAAAACCGTAAATAAAGGGAGTGAAAAAATGGCGGCAAAAATCTTCTCAGCAGTTGATCTTTTATCAATAATCGATCTTGAGATAGCAATAATCAAACGCTACAAAAACGTAAAGGACTATGCGAAAAATTTATCTTTGATATATTTTTCTTTACCAAACAGCAAAGAGTACGGCGAAATTTTTGAGAAAATTTTAAGACAAACTGACGTCGTTATAAGAGAAAATGAGCACTATGTAGTCGTGCTTCACGGCACAAACGAGAGAGGCGCTAGCGAGCTACTAACTGGCATACAAGAGTTTTTAAACGCTGAGCCAGTCGATCTTGTAGTGAGCTATCCAAGAGACGGCAAAGACGCAAAAGAGCTTACTATCAAGCTACAAGATGAGATCAAGGACAACTACGGTGTTTTACTAGAAATGCTAGTAAATAACGACAAATTTGAAGTTTTTGAAGATATCGTTTGATCTAAATTTGGAGGATGATTGGAGAATTTACTACTATTTTTTGCAGTTTTACTGATAGTTAGCATTTTATTTAGCAAAATCTCTGATAAATTTGGAATTCCTTCTTTAATAATATTTCTAGGCGTTGGCATGCTAGCTGGCTCAGATGGCTTGCTGGGCGTAAATTTTGATGATCAAATGATCGCTCAAAATGTCGGCATGCTAGCACTTATTTTTATACTTTATGCTGGTGGGCTAGATACTGATTTTGCAGCGATTAAACCTATCTTTGGTAGAGGTTTAGCACTTGCTACACTTGGTGTTTTCTTAACTGCGCTAGCCATCGCTCCAGTTGCAAAATATCTGCTTGATTTTACCTGGGCGGAGGCCTTTTTGCTAGGCTCCATTATCTCTTCGACAGACGCAGCAGCGGTATTTGCCATACTAAGAGCTAAGAAAATTTCACTTAGAAATAGCATTGCGCCATTGCTTGAACTTGAATCTGGCTCAAACGATCCAATGGCGATATTTCTAACTATGACGATCATTCAAATGATCTCACTAAATAGCACTCCAAGTGCGTCAGAGTGGGCGATCACACTTGTTAAGCAGTTTGGCATAGGTATCGCTATGGGCTATTTATTTGGCGTTGCTTTGCCAGCCATCTTTAATAGACTTCGCCTAAAAAGCTGGGGCCTTTATCCAGTTTTTTCTATCGCTTGGATATTGCTTTTATATACGCTTTGCTTTAAAATCGGTGGCAATGGCTATTTGGCTGTTTATATTGCTGGAATTTTTATAAATAAAAAAGAGTTTTCTCACAAGAAAAATTTAGTCGGTTTTCACGACGGTATCGCTTGGACGATGCAAATAGTTGTCTTTTTAACACTTGGCCTTTTGGTAAATCCATCACAACTTCCTGCAACTGCGCTGTTAGCGCTTGTTTTGGCCTTGTGGCTTATGTTTTTTGCAAGACCACTTGGTGTTTTTGCATCGCTTGCATTTTCAAAATTTAAGATAAATGAGCAAATTTTTATCTCTTGGGTTGGACTAAGAGGTGTTGTGCCAGTTGTGCTAGCTACCTATGTTTATGTCGATGGCGTACGTGATGCGGATATGATTTTTAACATTATATTTTTTATGGTTTTGATTTCGATTTTGATACAGGGCATGTCGCTTGGCTTTGCAGCTGATAAATTTAAGGTTAAAGAGAGTGAGCAAGAGGATGTTAAGGCAGTAGAAAACTCTCCGATCTTAAGCTATACGCTTCGCCAGCACACCATCCACCATGGCTCAAAACTAATTGGCAAAGATTTGGCTCAGCTTGAGCTTCCAACTGAGTTTTTAATAATCCTAATAAAGCGTAAAAACGAATATCAAAAGCCAACTGGCTCAACAATCTTTGAAGAAAATGATCTGTTGTTGATACAATGCGAAAATCAAGTGCTTTATCAAGATACGATTAAGTATTTGACCTATTAAAATTTGATAAAACTTGCCACATTTCATTTCTCTTTGTAAATTTTAAAACTTTACTCGCTTGCCTTAGCAGGCTACTAAATTTAGGCTACACTTCGTTTAGTACTAAATTTAGAGCCGTGATATGCTCGCTCATAAATTTTAAAATTTGCCAGAGTTTTTAGCCGCATGTGGCACGATAGTGCTATCGCATGCACTTCTAACGTGCGAGGGGTTTGGGGGATTTAAAAAGGTGGATAAGAGGACGGCTTTGCTTCGCAAGCTCGCAACTGCAAGCAGACCGTAACTCGAGTCCCCTTGTCTCCCTTTTGGATAATTTGAATAAAAAGAAATTTATAAATTTAATCAAACTGTCTTTGCAAATTTTAAAATTCCATTCACTCGCAAGAGT is a genomic window of Campylobacter concisus containing:
- a CDS encoding Do family serine endopeptidase; protein product: MKKFMLISLAAASLLMGADIKFNEANQDVTRVSPLSDKNSVLSYYDSIAQAKLSVVNISTTKTVSNAGIEQMFNDPFFNEFFGFNFAKPKEKEKTTSLGSGVIISNDGYIVTNNHVIEDSDQIVVTLAKGGKEYKAKLIGSDPKTDLAVIKIEANGLNAITFADSSKLLDADVVFAIGNPFGVGESITQGIVSGLNKDDIGLNQYENFIQTDASINPGNSGGALVDSRGYLVGINSAILSRSGGNNGIGFAIPSNMVKDIAKKLITDGKIERGFIGVTIANLTDEQKELYTNKEGALISGVEQGMPADEAGLKRGDLVISANGKAIKNANDLKNFIGSLTPNSSVDITYERSNKVMNTKIKLVNMDHNAKDATKSVIIEGLSVSNLSDEIRFKYKISPDTQGVLVTDVKSGSKAEDFGFERGDVIVQVGEESIKDLQTFASTVKNAKGKKTLVWINRGGIMQGLVIK
- a CDS encoding response regulator transcription factor, producing the protein MTRILMIEDDMELAEILTEYLENYDIKVTTAEEPYIGLSTLNTSEFDLVILDLTLPGMDGLEVCKEIRKKHNIPIIISSARHDITDKVNALDNGADDYLPKPYDPQELLARIKSHLRRQSIAPANEARNLNKDLVLKEFEREILFKGSVLNLTAAEYDILKYLLQKEGGAVTREELIYNCESINEDSSNKSIDVIIGRIRQKLNENPKEPKYIHAIRGIGYKLVL
- a CDS encoding ArsS family sensor histidine kinase, producing MPRSSIFITITFIFGLALVSIFLAFLWLMGFDKQNYTRELNNKYSNVARTNLLYMGGIINKAQYDRQLSNIDMPEITAKNEKEEILKNAAVLEEISSDLGSSAILLYDKHHYLKIEHLDELKLLMDKEFQPYRYEVIKAVFAVVAVILLAAYIFVIYKIKPLRKLKRQIVKFANGELDGVQNVGNGKDEISEVSEAFYEAVCQIKALNDSRHLFLRNIMHELKTPITKGLIAAQMIEKSKNQERLISVFHKLENLINELAAIEQITSKIGLTNKTPCLMRDLIDEAIDIAMIEKEHVGISELDEVRVMVDFKLFSVAIKNMIDNGIKYSTDKHVNIMVSKDHMKFITQGEKLKNDLDFYIQPFIKGEDAQKSFGLGLYIVSNILEAHGLKFGYEYKNGMNVFVFENLQDIIAA
- a CDS encoding pyridoxal-5'-phosphate-dependent protein, whose protein sequence is MAAKIFSAVDLLSIIDLEIAIIKRYKNVKDYAKNLSLIYFSLPNSKEYGEIFEKILRQTDVVIRENEHYVVVLHGTNERGASELLTGIQEFLNAEPVDLVVSYPRDGKDAKELTIKLQDEIKDNYGVLLEMLVNNDKFEVFEDIV
- a CDS encoding potassium/proton antiporter, whose product is MENLLLFFAVLLIVSILFSKISDKFGIPSLIIFLGVGMLAGSDGLLGVNFDDQMIAQNVGMLALIFILYAGGLDTDFAAIKPIFGRGLALATLGVFLTALAIAPVAKYLLDFTWAEAFLLGSIISSTDAAAVFAILRAKKISLRNSIAPLLELESGSNDPMAIFLTMTIIQMISLNSTPSASEWAITLVKQFGIGIAMGYLFGVALPAIFNRLRLKSWGLYPVFSIAWILLLYTLCFKIGGNGYLAVYIAGIFINKKEFSHKKNLVGFHDGIAWTMQIVVFLTLGLLVNPSQLPATALLALVLALWLMFFARPLGVFASLAFSKFKINEQIFISWVGLRGVVPVVLATYVYVDGVRDADMIFNIIFFMVLISILIQGMSLGFAADKFKVKESEQEDVKAVENSPILSYTLRQHTIHHGSKLIGKDLAQLELPTEFLIILIKRKNEYQKPTGSTIFEENDLLLIQCENQVLYQDTIKYLTY